The proteins below come from a single Oncorhynchus keta strain PuntledgeMale-10-30-2019 chromosome 1, Oket_V2, whole genome shotgun sequence genomic window:
- the LOC118396193 gene encoding olfactory receptor 11A1-like has protein sequence MENSTHFKVFRLAAYGDIGQLKYCYFTVVTVLYFAIILANTLLIGVICIERSLHEPMYMFLCALFVNQLYGSTALFPALMFYLLSDTHDISLLYCYLQIYVLYTYAITEFSHLAVMSYDRYISICYPLQYNNIMTPKTIYGLILLPWVYSFFLNSIIISLSLRLQFCGNILDRVYCDNYTVVKLACSNTMLNNIWGLVVTVLSFSCTIFPTIYSYVRILQICLKSSKETKQKAFNTCMPHIASLLNFLFGCLFVILQSMYETADLPPILRTILLVYFPICPPLFNPIMYGIRMVNIRQACKKLLGRHTKT, from the coding sequence ATGGAAAACTCTACTCACTTTAAGGTCTTTAGGCTTGCTGCATACGGTGATATCGGACAATTGAAGTATTGCTACTTTACTGTAGTAACTGTTTTATATTTTGCCATCATTCTTGCCAATACTTTGCTTATTGGAGTTATCTGCATTGAAAGAAGCCTTCATGAACCCATGTATATGTTTCTATGTGCTTTGTTTGTTAATCAGTTGTATGGGAGCACTGCGTTGTTTCCTGCTCTCATGTTTTACTTGCTGTCTGACACACATGATATTTCCCTTCTTTATTGTTATCTCCAGATTTATGTGTTGTACACATATGCTATAACAgaatttagtcatttagcagttaTGTCCTATGACAGGTACATCTCTATTTGTTATCCTCTACAGTATAATAATATTATGACACCTAAAACCATTTATGGCTTAATTCTACTGCCCTGGGTGTATTCTTTTTTCCTCAACTCCATCATTATCTCCCTGAGTTTGCGACTGCAATTTTGTGGTAACATTCTAGACAGAGTGTATTGTGACAACTACACAGTCGTCAAGCTTGCCTGTTCAAATACTATGCTGAATAACATATGGGGTCTTGTTGTCACTGTGCTTTCTTTTTCTTGTACTATATTTCCTACCATATACTCATATGTAAGAATTCTACAAATTTGTTTAAAGTCTTCTAAAGAGACGAAACAGAAAGCATTTAACACCTGTATGCCACATATAGCCTCTTTGCTGAACTTCTTATTTGGCTGTTTATTTGTGATTCTACAAAGCATGTATGAAACTGCAGATCTTCCACCTATACTTCGCACTATTTTATTAGTTTATTTTCCAATATGTCCACCACTTTTCAATCCTATTATGTATGGCATTAGGATGGTTAATATCAGGCAGGCTTGTAAAAAGTTACTAGGCCGTCACACTAAAACATAA